In a genomic window of Quercus lobata isolate SW786 chromosome 4, ValleyOak3.0 Primary Assembly, whole genome shotgun sequence:
- the LOC115985156 gene encoding uncharacterized protein LOC115985156, which produces MAWSIWFHRNKTRVGESARPLDQIASFAREYVHDFKSLKKSSPTLRASAPKVWSPPADDGWKINFDGAMFNESGEVGIGVVMRNSVGEVKAVLAEKIKKPPSVEVLELLAARRAALFSEDLGLDKVTFEGDSEQVMKALQWGGWDFTPGGHLIRDFLYIVNSFVSSSVSHVYRQGNSVAHALAQRARLCFPISVWLDSYPTNISPFVIADSSALFY; this is translated from the coding sequence ATGGCATGGTCGATTTGGTTTCATAGGAATAAGACTCGGGTTGGTGAGAGTGCAAGGCCGCTGGATCAGATAGCTAGTTTTGCACGTGAATACGTGCATGATTTTAAGTCCCTTAAGAAAAGCTCTCCCACGCTTCGTGCCTCTGCTCCAAAAGTTTGGAGTCCACCTGCAGACGACGgttggaaaattaattttgatggtgCGATGTTTAATGAATCTGGTGAAGTGGGGATTGGGGTGGTTATGCGAAACTCCGTTGGTGAGGTTAAGGCTGTGCTGgcagaaaagattaaaaaacctCCTTCTGTGGAAGTTTTAGAGCTGCTGGCTGCTAGAAGGGCTGCTCTCTTTTCAGAAGACCTGGGCCTTGATAAGGTGACTTTTGAAGGAGATTCAGAGCAGGTAATGAAGGCCCTTCAATGGGGAGGCTGGGATTTCACTCCAGGTGGTCATCTTATCCGTGATTTTCTCTATATTGTAAACTCCTTTGTGAGTAGCTCGGTCTCTCATGTCTATAGGCAGGGCAACTCCGTTGCTCATGCTCTGGCTCAAAGAGCTAGACTATGTTTCCCTATTTCAGTTTGGTTGGATTCCTATCCAACAAACATTTCTCCTTTTGTAATAGCTGATTCTTCAGCCTTGTTCTATTAA
- the LOC115985157 gene encoding uncharacterized protein LOC115985157, with protein MDSRNYSSFIDLVRGNINLEDEIFDVSESSPLLVEDSPLNDEVATSKKKQARGVNFSVEEDKLLVAAWLNTSVDPVYGNEQHKITFYGKVAKYFMDHKTDSTRSVASLTTRWETINREIVKFVGSLAKIEAKNESGTTAHDKDYPKWASTMPRGDSRKEMPQTPDLIDQGVGVDGIMDFKRPIGRKAEKANRKRKDDGKDIATEYLKKKMKVLEEGCVAKKERFISMGHSFFRKLLDDDLDEDEIIIKLLTGSTPQRKHRRYIERNHLAGHRRLYDDYFAEEPVYPPNLFRRRFRMRRSLFLRILSRVETHEPYFTQKRNAAKNLGLSPLQKMTAALRMLAYGVAADFMDEYVRIAEITAITSLKKFVAAVVAIFSEEYLRSPNNEDIARLLAHGQNCGFLGMLGSIDCMHWKRKNCPTAWKGMYCGHIREPSSELFELLDMTGQQVWLDYIPAGIAPLVSFDAH; from the exons ATGGACTCAAGGAATTATTCATCATTCATTGATCTCGTACGGGGGAATATTAATCTTGAGGATGAAATTTTCGATGTATCTGAAAGTAGTCCCCTGTTAGTCGAAGATTCTCCACTGAATGATGAAGTTGCCACTTCTAAGAAAAAACAAGCACGTGGTGTCAACTTCAGTGTTGAGGAAGATAAGCTGCTTGTAGCAGCATGGCTCAATACCAGTGTTGATCCTGTGTATGGTAATGAGCAacataaaataacattttatggTAAAGTTGCCAAATACTTTATGGACCACAAGACTGATTCTACACGTAGTGTTGCATCCCTAACAACCCGATGGGAAACAATTAATAGGGAAATAGTTAAATTTGTTGGGTCCTTAGCTAAAATTGAAGCAAAGAATGAAAGTGGAACCACGGCTCATGACAAG GATTATCCAAAGTGGGCATCTACTATGCCAAGGGGAGattcaagaaaagaaatgcCTCAAACTCCAGATTTAATAGATCAAGGAGTGGGGGTTGATGGTATTATGGATTTCAAGAGGCCAATAGGTAGAAAAGCTGAAAAGGCTAATCGAAAGAGAAAAGATGATGGGAAAGATATTGCAACggaatatttgaaaaagaaaatgaaagttcTTGAAGAAGGTTGTGtagccaaaaaagagaga TTTATCTCCATGGGTCATTCTTTTTTTCGTAAATTGCTTGATGATGACTTAGATGAAGATGAgataattataaaacttctcACGGGTTCGACACCACAACGTAAGCATCGTCGGTATATCGAACGTAATCATTTGGCAGGCCATAGAAGGCTTTATGATGACTACTTTGCCGAAGAACCTGTATATCCTCCCAACTTATTTCGAAGGAGATTTCGAATGAGacgttctctttttcttcgaATCTTATCTAGGGTAGAAACTCATGAACCTtactttacccaaaaaagaaatgctGCCAAAAATCTTGGTCTATCTCCCCTTCAAAAGATGACCGCTGCACTTAGGATGCTTGCTTATGGAGTAGCGGCTGATTTTATGGATGAATATGTGAGAATAGCAGAAATCACTGCAATAActagtttgaaaaaatttgttgcaGCAGTGGTTGCTATTTTTTCAGAGGAATACTTGAGGTCACCAAACAATGAAGACATCGCTAGATTGTTAGCCCATGGCCAAAATTGTGGATTTCTAGGCATGTTGGGAAGTATTGATTGCATgcattggaaaaggaaaaattgtCCAACTGCATGGAAAGGGATGTATTGTGGTCATATTCGTGAGCCAA GTTCTGAGTTATTTGAGTTATTGGATATGACAG GGCAGCAGGTGTGGCTGGATTACATCCCAGCTGGCATTGCGCCTCTAGTTTCATTTGATGCCCATTGA